From the genome of Papaver somniferum cultivar HN1 chromosome 2, ASM357369v1, whole genome shotgun sequence, one region includes:
- the LOC113346693 gene encoding probable WRKY transcription factor 7: MAVDLMMDYRNTDFITKKIQESNNTSVEEAASAGLESFEKLIRLLNQRQQQQQKYEEQKEKEEENQKSAKDIDLDCKAVADVAVNEFKKVMSLLGRTRTGHARFRRAPLQNSYPSPPPRPPQPQHVEEPISVNHQIHLQNHQQQLKDDKSQQFIGSSSRVYCPTPIQRLPPLPSSSSHQHPHNQNNKYPSLVMSKNGVISERKETSTTINFTSPSPSMSAATSFLSSLTGDTDTKQQHSSSSAFQLTNISQSSGRPPLSSASLKRKCMSSGDAGGAKCGSHGRCHCSKRRKSRVKRVVRVPAISLKMADIPPDDYSWRKYGQKPIKGSPHPRGYYKCSSLRGCPARKHVERALDDPTMLIVTYEGEHNHSHSVTDTTGLILESS, translated from the exons ATGGCTGTTGATCTCATGATGGATTATAGAAATACAGATTTTATCACTAAGAAGATTCAAGAAAGCAATAATACTTCTGTTGAAGAAGCTGCTTCAGCTGGTTTAGAAAGTTTTGAGAAGTTGATTAGATTACTTAATCAAcgtcaacaacagcagcaaaaaTATGAAgaacagaaagaaaaagaagaagagaatcaaAAATCTGCTAAAGATATTGATTTAGATTGTAAagctgttgctgatgttgctgttaATGAATTTAAGAAAGTTATGTCTTTATTGGGTCGAACTCGTACTGGTCATGCCCGATTCAGAAGAGCTCCTCTCCAAAATTCTTATCCTTCTCCCCCTCCTCGACCTCCACAGCCACAGCATGTTGAAGAGCCCATTTCTGtaaatcatcagattcatcttcaAAATCATCAACAACAGCTAAAAGATGATAAGTCGCAACAATTTATTGGTTCATCATCGAGGGTTTATTGTCCTACACCGATCCAACGGTTACCTCCACTTCCATCCTCATCATCTCATCAACATCCTCATAATCAAAACAATAAATATCCGTCTCTGGTTATGTCTAAAAATGGTGTTATTAGTGAGAGAAAAGAAACTTCTACTACGATTAATTTCACATCTCCATCACCATCTATGTCTGCTGCAACTTCGTTTTTATCGTCATTAACAGGAGATACAGATACGAAACAACAGCATTCTTCATCCTCTGCTTTTCAACTTACAAATATATCTCAATCTTCAGGAAGACCACCTTTATCGTCTGCTTCATTGAAAAGGAAGTGTATGTCATCTGGTGATGCTGGTGGTGCTAAGTGTGGTAGTCATGGTCGATGCCATTGTTCTAAAAGAAG AAAGTCAAGAGTGAAAAGAGTTGTTAGAGTTCCTGCAATCAGTTTGAAAATGGCTGATATTCCACCAGACGATTATTCATGGAGGAAATATGGACAGAAGCCCATTAAAGGATCTCCACATCCAAG GGGTTATTATAAGTGCAGTAGTTTAAGAGGATGTCCAGCAAGAAAACATGTTGAGAGAGCTTTAGATGATCCAACCATGTTGATTGTTACTTATGAAGGCGAACATAATCACTCTCATTCAGTTACTGATACTACCGGTTTAATCCTTGAATCGTCTTAA